The Streptomyces pactum genome contains a region encoding:
- the mtrB gene encoding MtrAB system histidine kinase MtrB, with protein MSRDSAASAPGRSGARAGRPVGPPPAGSRWSRLLAGGLLHGGVQGSPVLRLFMRWVRRPLLPVMRLWRRNIQLKVVVTTLLMSLGVVLLLGFVVIGQVRNGLLDAKVKASQSQATGGFAVAKQKAEETASVTGDEGVPVAGRPPQNVIQWMSELVKSLSSGGQGAFDVVTLPMGGDSGSGRGPRASGFVNWSASVPEGLRERIDGSTAAAQSYTRIVYDSGEGSQPGLVIGKQVNDPNGEPYQLYYLFPLTQEEESLNLVRGTLATAGLFVVVLLGAIAWLVVRQVVTPVRMAASIAERLSAGRLQERMKVTGEDDIARLGEAFNKMAQNLQLKISQLEDLSRMQRRFVSDVSHELRTPLTTVRMAADVIHDARVDFDPVTARSAELLADQLDRFETLLADLLEISRFDAGAAALEAEPIDLREVVRRVVGGAEPLAERKGTRIRVLGDQQPVVAEADARRVERVLRNLVVNAVEHGEGKDVVVKLAAAGGAVAVAVRDYGVGLKPGEGTRVFSRFWRADPARARTTGGTGLGLSIALEDARLHGGWLQAWGEPGGGSQFRLTLPRTADEPLRGSPIPLEPADSRRNRGLGDAGLGDAGAAHGTERTATVPAQASLGQAPPVPARGPIPPRPATATPTADPTALPGNGARVVPRPVSGVRRQDGGPAPEAASRPDAASRPDAGPAEPEESSRQGEASRGR; from the coding sequence ATGAGCAGGGACAGTGCCGCTTCGGCGCCCGGCCGGTCCGGGGCCCGCGCCGGACGGCCTGTCGGCCCCCCGCCCGCAGGCTCCCGCTGGAGTCGCCTGCTGGCGGGCGGGCTGCTGCACGGCGGGGTGCAGGGCAGCCCGGTGCTCCGCCTGTTCATGCGCTGGGTGCGCCGTCCGCTGCTGCCCGTCATGCGGCTGTGGCGGCGCAACATCCAGCTCAAGGTCGTCGTCACCACCCTGCTGATGTCGCTGGGCGTGGTGCTGCTGCTCGGCTTCGTGGTGATCGGGCAGGTCCGCAACGGGCTGCTGGACGCCAAGGTGAAGGCGTCCCAGAGCCAGGCCACCGGCGGGTTCGCCGTCGCCAAGCAGAAGGCCGAGGAGACGGCCAGCGTGACCGGGGACGAGGGTGTGCCCGTGGCCGGCCGTCCCCCGCAGAACGTCATCCAGTGGATGAGTGAACTGGTGAAGTCGCTCTCCAGCGGCGGCCAGGGCGCCTTCGACGTGGTCACGCTCCCCATGGGCGGGGACAGCGGCAGCGGGCGCGGCCCGCGCGCCTCCGGCTTCGTCAACTGGTCGGCCAGCGTGCCCGAGGGTCTGCGGGAGCGGATCGACGGCAGCACGGCGGCGGCGCAGAGCTACACCCGCATCGTCTACGACTCCGGCGAGGGCTCGCAGCCGGGACTGGTCATCGGCAAGCAGGTCAACGACCCGAACGGCGAGCCGTATCAGTTGTACTACCTCTTCCCGCTCACGCAGGAGGAGGAGTCGCTCAACCTGGTCAGAGGCACGCTGGCGACGGCCGGGCTCTTCGTCGTCGTCCTCCTCGGGGCCATCGCCTGGCTCGTGGTGCGCCAGGTCGTCACGCCGGTACGGATGGCGGCGAGCATCGCCGAGCGGCTGTCCGCGGGGCGGCTGCAGGAACGGATGAAGGTCACCGGCGAGGACGACATCGCGCGGCTCGGCGAGGCCTTCAACAAGATGGCGCAGAACCTGCAGCTCAAGATCAGCCAGTTGGAGGACCTGTCGCGGATGCAGCGGCGGTTCGTCTCCGACGTGTCGCACGAGCTGCGGACGCCGCTGACGACCGTGCGGATGGCGGCCGACGTCATCCACGACGCGCGCGTGGACTTCGATCCGGTGACCGCGCGGTCCGCCGAACTGCTCGCCGACCAGTTGGACCGGTTCGAGACGCTGCTCGCGGACCTGCTGGAGATCAGCCGCTTCGACGCGGGCGCGGCGGCGCTGGAGGCGGAGCCGATAGACCTCAGGGAGGTCGTACGGCGGGTCGTCGGCGGGGCCGAACCGCTCGCCGAGCGCAAGGGCACGCGGATACGCGTCCTCGGCGACCAGCAGCCCGTGGTCGCCGAGGCCGATGCCCGGCGGGTGGAACGCGTACTGCGCAACCTCGTCGTCAACGCCGTCGAGCACGGCGAGGGCAAGGACGTCGTCGTCAAGCTCGCCGCGGCCGGCGGCGCGGTCGCCGTCGCGGTGCGGGACTACGGCGTAGGACTCAAGCCGGGCGAGGGGACCCGGGTCTTCAGCCGCTTCTGGCGGGCCGACCCGGCACGCGCGCGCACCACCGGCGGTACGGGGCTGGGGCTCTCCATCGCCCTGGAGGACGCGCGGCTGCACGGCGGCTGGCTGCAGGCGTGGGGCGAGCCGGGGGGCGGATCGCAGTTCCGTCTCACGCTGCCCAGGACCGCGGACGAGCCGCTGCGGGGCTCGCCGATACCGCTGGAGCCGGCCGACTCGCGGCGCAATCGCGGGCTGGGCGACGCGGGCCTCGGGGACGCCGGTGCGGCGCACGGCACGGAGCGGACGGCCACCGTTCCGGCTCAGGCGTCGCTCGGGCAGGCGCCCCCGGTGCCCGCCCGGGGCCCGATCCCGCCGCGGCCGGCCACGGCGACCCCCACGGCCGATCCGACGGCACTGCCCGGCAACGGCGCGCGTGTGGTGCCGCGGCCCGTGTCGGGCGTCCGGAGGCAGGACGGCGGGCCCGCGCCGGAGGCGGCGAGCCGGCCGGACGCGGCGAGCCGTCCGGACGCGGGGCCGGCGGAGCCGGAGGAGTCGAGCAGGCAAGGGGAGGCATCTCGTGGGCGCTGA
- a CDS encoding LpqB family beta-propeller domain-containing protein — translation MGADRERSGRRGPARVVAYAVCGVVLLGGCASMPDSGDLRGVESTPRQDPQVRVFAMPPREDDSPTEIVQGFLEALTSNEPEYETARKYLTGEAARTWEPERSTTVLTGGPGTESDHSGSREDADDYSVTLTGTRVATVDAQQSYAPANGQYREPVHLTRDNKSGQWRIDALPQGVIMGKSDFQRTYMSVNKYYFASNTAPVTQAGTSAQPAAVADPVYVRRLVDPMTQVVRSLISGPTRLLGPVVRSSFPTGTALAKNVESLTPDDRNKLTVRLNDRAAGVGADTCDEMAAQLLFTLQNLTPVVDEVELRSDGGQLCSLTEDRAETVATRGSAQRPDYLYFIDDEDRLVRIAAGSSGTRPEPVPGALGEGVAALRSVAVSRDEHSAAGIGLDNKSLYVGSMVSGGSLGDPVLVSKGKTEATRLTPPSWDAQGDLWIADRDPADPRLLLLKEGKGEPVEVRTPGLDGRVQAVRVAADGVRIALIVEKDGKRSLLIGRIERDGRAGRTSAVTVLELRSATPELEEVTAMSWAGDSRLVVVGRERGGVQQIGYVQVDGSTPEASVPAALTGVKEIAATEDERLPLVAYSEDVIVRLPSGLQWQKVTEGTAPVYPG, via the coding sequence GTGGGCGCTGACCGTGAGCGGAGCGGTCGGCGGGGGCCGGCACGCGTGGTGGCGTACGCCGTCTGCGGCGTCGTACTGCTGGGTGGGTGTGCGTCCATGCCCGACAGCGGGGATCTGCGGGGCGTGGAGTCCACGCCCCGGCAGGACCCGCAGGTGCGGGTGTTCGCGATGCCGCCGCGGGAGGACGACTCGCCCACGGAGATCGTGCAGGGTTTCCTGGAGGCACTGACCAGCAACGAGCCGGAGTACGAGACGGCGCGCAAGTACCTGACCGGCGAGGCCGCGAGGACCTGGGAGCCGGAGCGGTCCACGACGGTGCTCACGGGCGGGCCGGGAACCGAGTCCGACCACTCGGGAAGCCGTGAGGACGCCGACGACTACTCGGTCACGCTGACCGGCACCAGGGTCGCCACGGTGGACGCGCAGCAGTCGTACGCGCCGGCGAACGGCCAGTACCGCGAACCGGTGCACCTCACCCGGGACAACAAGAGCGGGCAGTGGCGCATCGACGCGCTGCCGCAGGGCGTCATCATGGGCAAGTCGGACTTCCAGCGCACCTACATGTCCGTCAACAAGTACTACTTCGCCTCGAACACCGCGCCCGTCACCCAGGCCGGTACGAGCGCGCAGCCGGCGGCCGTCGCCGATCCCGTCTACGTGCGCCGGCTCGTGGACCCCATGACCCAGGTGGTGCGTTCGCTGATCAGTGGTCCGACAAGGCTGCTCGGGCCCGTGGTCAGGTCGAGCTTCCCGACCGGTACCGCGCTGGCGAAGAACGTCGAATCGCTGACGCCCGACGACCGCAACAAGCTGACGGTCCGGCTCAACGACAGGGCGGCCGGGGTCGGCGCCGACACGTGCGACGAGATGGCGGCCCAGCTCCTCTTCACGCTGCAGAACCTCACCCCGGTGGTGGACGAGGTCGAGCTGCGCTCGGACGGCGGGCAACTGTGCTCGCTCACCGAGGACCGGGCCGAGACGGTCGCGACGCGCGGCTCGGCCCAGCGGCCCGACTACCTGTACTTCATCGACGACGAGGACCGCCTGGTGCGCATCGCCGCGGGCAGCAGCGGGACCCGGCCGGAACCGGTCCCCGGGGCGCTGGGCGAGGGCGTGGCGGCCTTGCGGTCGGTGGCGGTGTCGCGGGACGAGCACAGCGCCGCCGGTATCGGTCTCGACAACAAGTCGCTGTACGTCGGCTCGATGGTGTCGGGCGGTTCGCTCGGCGACCCCGTGCTGGTCAGCAAGGGCAAGACGGAGGCGACCCGGCTGACGCCGCCAAGCTGGGACGCGCAGGGCGACCTCTGGATCGCCGACCGCGATCCGGCCGATCCCCGGCTGCTGCTGCTCAAGGAGGGCAAGGGCGAGCCGGTGGAGGTGCGGACCCCGGGGCTGGACGGGCGGGTCCAGGCCGTGCGGGTGGCGGCCGACGGCGTGCGGATCGCGCTCATCGTGGAGAAGGACGGCAAGCGGTCGCTGCTCATCGGACGGATCGAACGGGACGGGAGGGCCGGCCGGACGTCCGCGGTCACCGTCCTCGAACTGCGCTCCGCGACCCCGGAGCTGGAGGAGGTCACGGCGATGTCCTGGGCCGGTGACAGCCGGCTCGTGGTGGTCGGGCGCGAGCGCGGGGGCGTCCAGCAGATCGGTTACGTGCAGGTCGACGGTTCCACGCCGGAGGCGTCGGTGCCCGCCGCGCTGACCGGCGTGAAGGAGATCGCCGCGACGGAGGACGAGCGGCTGCCGCTGGTGGCGTACTCGGAGGACGTGATCGTGCGGCTGCCGTCCGGACTGCAGTGGCAGAAGGTGACGGAGGGGACGGCGCCGGTCTATCCGGGGTGA
- a CDS encoding ComF family protein: protein MRGFQQGWRDLTDLVLPAECGGCGRARAVLCPRCRTALSGTAPCRARPEPEPPGLPVVHAAARYADEVRAALLAHKERGVLALTAPLGAALAGAVRAGLREAGPGAGSAGASRVRGPVLLVPVPSAPRAVRTRGHDPARRIALAAAGELRRTGTSARVLAVLRQRHAVADQSGLGARQRLRNLAGALAVAPGGGRLLCGGGPVVLVDDLMTTGASLTEAARALRAAPAEEKWAVYPSAAGEGREERKAGPRMAGPNEGGGEIREAICAAVVAASPDSFEINRN, encoded by the coding sequence ATGCGGGGATTCCAGCAAGGGTGGCGGGACCTCACGGACCTGGTGCTGCCGGCCGAGTGCGGAGGCTGCGGCCGGGCTCGCGCGGTGCTGTGCCCCCGGTGCCGTACGGCCCTGAGCGGCACCGCGCCGTGCCGGGCGCGGCCGGAGCCGGAGCCGCCGGGGCTGCCGGTGGTGCACGCGGCCGCCCGGTACGCGGACGAGGTGAGGGCCGCCCTGCTGGCCCACAAGGAGCGTGGCGTGCTGGCCCTCACGGCACCGCTCGGCGCGGCGCTGGCCGGGGCGGTGCGGGCCGGACTCCGGGAGGCGGGGCCGGGCGCCGGTTCGGCGGGCGCCTCGAGGGTGCGGGGGCCGGTGCTGCTCGTGCCCGTGCCGTCCGCGCCCCGGGCGGTGCGCACGCGCGGGCACGATCCGGCGCGGCGGATCGCCCTCGCGGCCGCGGGGGAGCTGCGGCGGACCGGGACGTCCGCCCGGGTGCTGGCCGTGCTGCGGCAACGGCACGCGGTGGCCGACCAGTCGGGGCTCGGCGCCCGGCAGCGGCTGCGCAATCTCGCCGGCGCGCTGGCGGTGGCTCCCGGCGGTGGCCGGTTGCTGTGCGGCGGCGGGCCGGTCGTCCTCGTCGACGACCTGATGACGACGGGGGCGTCCCTGACGGAGGCGGCGCGTGCGCTGCGCGCGGCGCCGGCCGAGGAGAAATGGGCTGTGTATCCGTCGGCGGCAGGGGAAGGCAGAGAGGAACGGAAGGCCGGGCCCCGAATGGCGGGTCCGAACGAAGGCGGTGGCGAGATCCGTGAAGCGATCTGCGCGGCAGTGGTCGCGGCATCACCAGATTCTTTCGAAATAAACCGGAACTGA
- the hpf gene encoding ribosome hibernation-promoting factor, HPF/YfiA family, producing MDIVVKGRKTEVPERFRKHVAEKLKLEKIQKLDGKVISLDVEVSKEPNPRQADRCDRVEITLRSRGPVIRAEAAASDPYAALDLAAEKLGARLRKQHDKRFSRRGARRISAAEVADHVPGAATLNGNGDVVPQEKQDGVPTKKIGSLEVQGDGPLVVREKTHVAAPMTLDQALYEMELVGHDFYLFVDSETKEPSVVYRRHAYDYGVIHLTTDTMVTQAHPTEAGDALGG from the coding sequence GTGGACATCGTCGTCAAGGGCCGCAAGACCGAGGTGCCCGAGCGGTTCCGGAAGCACGTGGCCGAGAAGCTGAAGCTGGAGAAGATCCAGAAGCTCGATGGCAAGGTGATCAGCCTCGACGTCGAGGTGTCCAAGGAGCCGAACCCCCGGCAGGCCGACCGCTGTGACCGAGTGGAGATCACGCTCCGCTCCCGCGGTCCGGTGATCCGGGCGGAGGCAGCGGCGAGCGACCCGTACGCGGCGCTCGACCTGGCGGCGGAGAAGCTCGGTGCCCGGCTGCGCAAGCAGCACGACAAGCGCTTCTCGCGTCGTGGCGCGCGCCGGATCTCGGCGGCCGAGGTCGCCGACCACGTCCCCGGCGCGGCGACACTCAACGGGAACGGCGACGTCGTCCCGCAGGAGAAGCAGGACGGCGTACCCACCAAGAAGATCGGCTCGCTGGAGGTCCAGGGCGACGGTCCGCTCGTCGTCCGCGAGAAGACCCACGTGGCCGCACCGATGACCCTTGACCAGGCGCTCTACGAGATGGAGCTGGTCGGGCACGACTTCTACCTGTTCGTCGACTCCGAGACCAAGGAGCCCAGCGTCGTCTACCGGCGGCACGCCTACGACTACGGCGTGATCCACCTCACGACGGACACGATGGTCACCCAGGCGCACCCCACCGAAGCGGGAGACGCGCTCGGCGGCTGA
- a CDS encoding response regulator gives MADSFGPMRGEGVDDGIDDGVARMGPDAGSAREEPIRVLVVDDHALFRRGLEIVLAAEEDIQVVGEAGDGAEAVEKAADLLPDIVLMDVRMPKRGGIEACTSIKEVAPSAKIIMLTISDEEADLYDAIKAGATGYLLKEISTDEVATAIRAVADGQSQISPSMASKLLTEFKSMIQRTDERRLVPAPRLTDRELEVLKLVATGMNNRDIAKELFISENTVKNHVRNILEKLQLHSRMEAVVYAMREKILEIR, from the coding sequence ATGGCGGACAGTTTCGGACCGATGCGGGGCGAGGGCGTCGACGACGGGATCGACGACGGCGTCGCCCGCATGGGACCGGACGCGGGGTCTGCGCGCGAGGAGCCGATCAGGGTCCTGGTCGTGGACGACCACGCCCTGTTCCGCCGCGGCCTGGAGATCGTGCTCGCGGCCGAGGAGGACATCCAGGTCGTCGGGGAGGCCGGCGACGGCGCCGAGGCCGTGGAGAAGGCCGCCGACCTGCTGCCGGACATCGTCCTCATGGACGTGCGGATGCCCAAGCGGGGCGGGATCGAGGCCTGCACCTCCATCAAGGAGGTGGCTCCCAGCGCCAAGATCATCATGCTGACCATCAGCGACGAGGAGGCCGACCTCTACGACGCGATCAAGGCGGGCGCGACCGGCTATCTCCTCAAGGAGATCTCGACGGACGAAGTGGCGACCGCCATTCGCGCGGTGGCCGACGGACAGTCGCAGATCAGTCCGTCCATGGCGTCGAAACTGCTCACCGAGTTCAAGTCGATGATCCAGCGGACCGACGAGCGACGTCTCGTTCCCGCACCGCGGCTCACGGACCGTGAACTGGAGGTCCTCAAGCTGGTCGCCACGGGAATGAACAACCGGGACATCGCCAAGGAACTGTTCATTTCCGAGAACACCGTGAAGAACCACGTCCGCAACATCCTGGAGAAACTGCAACTGCACTCCAGGATGGAGGCTGTGGTGTACGCGATGCGGGAGAAGATCCTCGAGATCCGCTGA
- a CDS encoding winged helix-turn-helix domain-containing protein, which produces MTTLPPPVTELSAHEARRLALRAQGFLGAPDRRAGVRGVLRHLGAVQLDTISVLARSHELIPYARLGAVGRRTVEAAYWQDTHAFEYWSHAACILPIEEWPHFAFRRRAYRNRPHWNHHLPDGAYDQVVKQLRTEGPLTATDLGGAKRTSEWWDWSGTKVAVERALMHGEVVCVERRGWKRVYDLAERAVPAALLHDELDDAECLRRLVRLAGQSLGIGTRADLADYHRLRGEQVDAVIADSGLVPVTVEGWGKPAWADPAALQTPPRGRHRTTLLSPFDSLIWDRARTERIFGFTHRLEAYVPKQKRVHGYFAMPVLAGGRLVGRVDPAREGRTLVAKQVTLDGPKAAPAVAQALVEAAGWVDCTDVRVERVDAPDLREPLTRELARLLA; this is translated from the coding sequence ATGACGACCCTCCCGCCCCCCGTCACGGAACTGTCCGCGCACGAGGCCCGCCGCCTCGCCCTCCGCGCACAAGGCTTCCTCGGTGCCCCCGACCGCCGCGCGGGCGTCCGCGGTGTCCTCCGTCACCTGGGCGCGGTGCAGCTCGACACCATCTCGGTCCTCGCCCGTTCCCACGAACTCATCCCGTACGCCCGCCTGGGCGCGGTGGGCCGCAGGACGGTCGAGGCCGCGTACTGGCAGGACACGCACGCCTTCGAGTACTGGTCCCACGCCGCCTGCATCCTGCCCATCGAGGAGTGGCCCCACTTCGCCTTCCGTCGCCGCGCCTACCGCAACCGCCCGCACTGGAACCACCACCTCCCCGACGGCGCCTACGACCAGGTCGTCAAGCAGCTCCGTACCGAGGGCCCGCTCACCGCGACGGACCTGGGCGGCGCGAAGAGGACCAGCGAGTGGTGGGACTGGTCGGGCACGAAGGTCGCCGTGGAACGCGCGCTCATGCACGGCGAGGTGGTGTGCGTCGAGCGGCGCGGCTGGAAACGGGTGTACGACCTGGCCGAGCGCGCGGTCCCGGCCGCGCTGCTGCACGACGAGCTGGACGACGCCGAGTGCCTGCGCCGCCTGGTCCGCCTGGCCGGCCAGTCCCTGGGTATCGGCACGCGGGCGGACCTCGCGGACTACCACCGCCTCAGGGGTGAGCAGGTCGACGCCGTGATCGCCGACTCGGGGCTGGTCCCGGTCACCGTGGAGGGCTGGGGCAAGCCGGCCTGGGCGGACCCCGCGGCCCTGCAGACGCCTCCGCGCGGCCGCCACCGCACGACGCTGCTCTCGCCCTTCGACTCCCTCATCTGGGACCGTGCGCGCACGGAACGGATCTTCGGCTTCACCCACCGCCTCGAGGCCTACGTGCCCAAGCAGAAGAGGGTGCACGGCTACTTCGCGATGCCCGTCCTGGCCGGCGGCCGGCTCGTCGGCCGCGTGGACCCGGCGCGCGAGGGGCGCACTCTGGTCGCCAAGCAGGTCACGCTGGACGGCCCCAAGGCCGCCCCGGCGGTGGCCCAGGCCCTGGTCGAAGCGGCGGGCTGGGTGGACTGCACGGACGTACGCGTGGAGCGGGTCGACGCACCGGACCTGCGCGAGCCCCTCACGAGGGAGCTGGCCCGCCTGCTCGCCTGA
- a CDS encoding GNAT family N-acetyltransferase — protein sequence MEPVTLTTDRLVLRTAGPQDTEAVYAAAQDPDIQRWTTIPSPYLHEHARSFTEQMVPDGWANASMFTFGLFLPAGDLVGMLGITMISLGVGEIGFWGAKEHRGHGYVTEAAVAASRWAFTDRAIDRLEWRAEVGNAASRAVARRAGFTMEGTLRSAINNKGVRRDSWIGSLLPSDLSLPSTSPYSPAP from the coding sequence ATGGAACCCGTCACGCTCACCACCGACCGCCTCGTCCTGCGCACGGCCGGCCCCCAGGACACCGAGGCCGTGTACGCCGCCGCGCAGGACCCCGACATCCAGCGCTGGACGACGATCCCCTCGCCCTACCTCCACGAGCACGCGCGGAGCTTCACGGAACAGATGGTCCCCGACGGCTGGGCGAACGCCTCGATGTTCACCTTCGGCCTCTTCCTCCCCGCGGGGGACCTGGTGGGGATGCTCGGCATCACGATGATCTCCCTGGGCGTCGGCGAGATCGGGTTCTGGGGCGCCAAGGAGCACCGCGGCCACGGCTACGTCACCGAGGCCGCCGTCGCCGCCTCCCGCTGGGCCTTCACCGACCGGGCGATCGACCGCCTGGAATGGCGCGCCGAGGTGGGCAACGCGGCCTCCCGCGCGGTGGCCCGGCGCGCGGGCTTCACCATGGAGGGGACGTTGCGCTCCGCCATCAACAACAAGGGCGTACGCCGCGACTCCTGGATCGGCTCCCTCCTCCCCTCGGACCTCTCCCTCCCGTCTACGTCCCCGTACTCGCCGGCACCGTAG